The Akkermansia sp. N21116 genome includes a region encoding these proteins:
- a CDS encoding 4-hydroxythreonine-4-phosphate dehydrogenase PdxA encodes MSQITIGYTLGDQAGIGPEVIAQALASPDLPRNVQYTLIGEKINAVPGSPSRESAQAAFDHLELAVQALRHGTIDAIVTAPVSKEALHEVGFAWPGQTEFFAARLGEPNFAMCLSGVHLTVALATTHVAIKDVPSLLKTSELVRIGKLLADFCLCRTCKRPQIALAALNPHAGEDGAFGSEDMRIIAPAVGILNKECPDADFYGPEVPDTVYRDALQGRFDGILAPYHDQGLIPLKMLDFNTAVNITLGLPRPRVSPDHGTAFGIAGKGIADPSSTLQAFRVAVQVASHSRLQF; translated from the coding sequence GGCTTCTCCCGATTTGCCCCGAAACGTCCAATACACGCTCATCGGAGAAAAAATCAATGCCGTTCCCGGTTCTCCATCGCGCGAGTCCGCCCAAGCCGCCTTCGACCATCTGGAACTGGCTGTCCAGGCTTTGCGCCATGGAACTATCGATGCCATCGTCACAGCACCCGTCTCCAAGGAAGCACTCCACGAAGTCGGTTTCGCCTGGCCGGGGCAGACGGAATTCTTTGCCGCCCGCCTTGGAGAACCCAACTTTGCCATGTGCCTTTCCGGCGTCCACCTGACCGTGGCACTGGCTACCACCCACGTTGCGATCAAAGATGTTCCTTCCCTTCTGAAGACCTCGGAACTCGTTCGCATCGGCAAGCTGCTGGCCGATTTCTGCCTGTGCCGCACATGCAAACGTCCGCAAATCGCCCTCGCCGCCCTCAACCCCCATGCCGGTGAAGACGGAGCTTTCGGCAGCGAAGACATGCGTATCATCGCTCCTGCCGTCGGCATTCTCAACAAGGAATGCCCCGACGCCGACTTCTACGGTCCCGAAGTACCGGACACCGTCTACCGCGATGCCCTGCAAGGCCGTTTCGACGGCATCCTGGCTCCTTATCATGACCAAGGGCTCATTCCATTGAAGATGCTCGACTTCAACACAGCCGTTAACATCACCCTCGGTCTGCCCCGGCCACGCGTCAGCCCAGATCACGGCACGGCATTCGGAATCGCCGGCAAAGGCATCGCCGACCCATCCAGTACCTTGCAGGCCTTCCGGGTAGCCGTTCAGGTTGCCTCGCACAGCAGGCTCCAGTTCTGA